Below is a genomic region from Rhodothermia bacterium.
TTGGTGAAGAGGGTAACCCAAGGTGGCCGATAGGGTTCTCAAAGGTTTGGAAAGCGGCTTTGATGGCCGCTACATCGGCTGGCGTTTTTAATTTCACCGAAACGCTCTCGGTATGGCCGTCTAAGACCGCCACCCGATTACATGAGGCGCTGATCTTAAAGTCGGCAAACTGAATCCCTTCTTCCGAAAGTGTCCCAAAGAGTTTTAGCGGCTCGGTCTCCATCTTTGCTTCTTCCCCGCCGATATGTGGAACCACATTCCCCAAAATATCCAACGAAGGCACGCCCGGATAACCAGCACCGGAAAGGGCTTGCATGGTAACCACATGCACAGCCGATATTCCGAAGGCTTTTTCGAGCGGCAACAATGCCAAGACCAAGCCAATGGTAGAGCAATTGGGATTTGTCACAATAAAGCCGCCTTTTTCGCTATACATTTGGCGATCTATTAGGGCAAGGTGTTCTGGATTGACCTCAGGAACCAATAGCGGAACCGTCGGCTCCATTCGATAATTACGGGTATTGGAGATTACGGGCATTCCAGCCTGAGCAAACGCCAGTTCCATTTCCAAGGCAACACTTGCATCTACACCAGAAAAAACAAAGTCTGCATCCACCGATGTTGGATTCGCCAGCACCACGGTCTGGTTGGCAATGTGTTCTGGTATGGGATTAGCACCGATCCAATTAACGGCATCAATGTATTTCTTTCCCGCAGATCGTTCGGAAGCGGCTAATGCCACCACCTCAAACCAAGGATGGTTACCCAGTAGTTCTACAAATTTTTGCCCAACAGCGCCTGTAGCCCCTAAGATGCCAACACGATACTTTTGCATTTTAACTCCTTTAGCTTATGATTTAACGGATGTTTTTGTGCGGAGGTCGTAGAAACCTGAGGCAATGCCGATTGTTTCCGGTTTTTCCCATCGGAAAGCCTTTGTACGACCGGACGCCCATTTCTTGGACTTTTTATCGAAGCCGAATTGTCCAAAAATGGTCTAATAAACGAATTGAGTTGTTCAAATTCGATTAAGAACGCATCGTGACCATCTTCTGAATGTAAAATTCTGAAATCGGACTGCGGAAGATGCCGCGCCAACTCTTCTTGTTCTGGTAATGGGTAGAGAATGTCAGAGTTAATACCAATGACCAAGGTGGGGAGGTGTAGCCCGGCCAAGGCCTCCTCATATGCTCCCCGCCCACGAGACACGTCGTGCGTATCCATAAGTTGGGTGAGCCGGACATAAACGTTTGCATCAAACCGTTCGGTTAGTTTACGGCCTTGGTACTGTTGGTAACTTTCGACGGCAAAACCGTTTTGACCGTCCCCCCCTTGCTCTGTTCTCCCGAAGCGATCCTGAAAAGAGCGCCAAGAGCGATACGAAATCATGGCATTCATCCGAGCTGCAGCCAAACCAGCAACGGGCGGTTCTTCGTCGGTATAATACCCATTACGCCAGTTGGGGTCGGCATAAATGGCGGCCCGCTGCGCCTCGCTCCAGCCAATCGTCCAAGCAGAGTGGCGTCCAGAAGCCGCAATTACCACCAAACGCTTCACCAAATCCGGCGCAAGAAACCCCCATTCCAACGCTTGCATCCCGCCCATCGAACCACCAATAACGGCTTCTATACCCTGTACCCCTAACGTTTTCACCGCCTCTAAGTGCAAGCGAACCGAGTCTCGGACGGTCACCCGCGGAAAATCTCCACCATAAGGCTTTCCGGTTTCGGGATTAATAGAACGCGGCCCAGTTGTACCATAACAAGAACCCAGCACATTCAAACAAATCACCCAATAACGGTTTGTATCCAAGGCTTTTTCCGGCCCAAGAACCCCATCCCACCAATCTGCAAGGTCGGTATTTCCCGTCAACGCATGACAAACGACCAAGACATTGTCTCTTCGTTCGTTGAGTGTGCCCCATGTCTGAAAACCCACTTGTACGTTTTTCAAAACCTGTTGATTTTCTAAGGTAAATTGCGCAATGGTCAGTGATTGAAGACCTAAGGGGGTAGGAAATTCCATTCGGGTAATAATTTTGTGGTTATTGGTGCGGCAAATCAAGGCGGAAAGGCGCTCCCTCCCGCCCATTTTTCAACTTAGGCTTGGGAAGCGTGCAAAGCCTGATCTAAATCTGCTTTGATGTCTTCGATAAACTCGATCCCGACGGACAGCCGAATTAGAGACGGAGAAACACCAGAAGCCGCTTGATCTTCGGCGGATAATTGTTGGTGCGTGGTGGAGGCTGGATGGATAACCAACGTTTTGGCATCGCCAACATTTGCAAGATGACTGGCCAATTTCACGCTATTGATAAAGGTTTTACCCGCATCAAGCCCACCTTTTATGCCGAAACTCAAAACACCACCAAAGCCACGTTTCAGGTACTTCTTGGCCAACTCGTGGGAAGGATGACTGGGTAACCCCGGATAGCTCACCCACTCCACAGCGGGATGTGCTTCGAGCCACTCGGCGACGGCTTGGGCGTTTTCCACATGACGTTGTACCCGCAAAGACAAGGTTTCTAATCCTTGAAGCAGTAGAAAGGAATTGAAAGGGCTTTGAGCAGGGCCAAAATCCCGCAAACCCTCCACGCGGGCACGAATAATAAAAGCCACATTTACACCCAATACACCATTTGTGCCAAAAACTTCCCAGAAATTCAGTCCATGATAACCCGGGGAAGGCGAATTGAAGGTTGGGAAGCGGCCATTGTCCCAAGGAAACGTTCCCGCATCCACAATCACCCCCCCGATGGCCGTGCCATGACCACCAATCCACTTGGTAGCCGAGTGCAAAACGATGTCTGCACCATGCTCGATAGGACGGAACAGATAGCCGCCCGCGCCAAAGGTATTGTCCACCACCAATGGTACACCATGTTTCTTAGCAATGGCGGAAATGACCTCAAAATCAGGAATATTAAACTTAGGATTTCCAATGGTTTCGAGATAGATCGCTTTGGTTCTTTCATCAATCAAGGATTCAATGCTCTCTGGATTATCTCCGTCGGCAAAACGCACCTGAATACCAATTCGTGGGAACTGCACTTTAAATTGGTTATAAGTTCCGCCGTATAGATAACTTGTGGTAACGATGTTGTCCCCAGCCTCGGCCAATGTGGTCAAGGCAAGGAATTGTGCGGCTTGGCCAGAAGAAGTGGCCAATGCTGCAACGCCACCTTCCAAAGCTGCTACCCGTTGTTCAAACACATCGTTTGTGGGGTTCATGATTCGGGTATAAATATTCCCAAACTCCTTCAATGCAAAGAGATTGGCGCCATGATCGGCATCATTAAAGGTGTAAGAAGTGGTTGCATAGATCGGAACCGCGCGGGCATTGGTTCCAGGGGCTGGGGATTGTCCTGCATGTAATTGCAGGGTGTCAAAATGTAGTTGGCTCATGGTTTTGCTCAATGTTTAATAGGGGTAAGGTTTAAACAACGTACATTTATCCAGTTCTGTCCGCTTATGCAATAGGGAAGTGCTCGCGTTATGCAATAGGGAACTGCTCGCGCGCAAAAGCAAAAAACCCCTACTGCAACGGAGGCAGAAGAGGCGCATTTGATAAATCAACGTATAGATATCGGGATTGTATCAAGCGTTCATCTTTCCCCGTGCAATACGCAACAAGGCAGGAATTGGCACCTTCCTCCCAATCGGCGGGAGCGGTTGCCAGAGCGTCGTAGGGCCTGTCCCTCGGCTCTTCTGGATAAATGCTTAATCTTGTAAAGAACAAGTGTATTAAGATACGATACCTAAAATCAAAAACACAAGACCTTCTTTTAAGAACCGCTAAATTTTGTTCAATGGAAGCGTTTTCTTCATGTTCTGTGCAATATTTTTTTGTATTTTAGGTTAAACGGTAACACAGCAGCACCGTCAAAGTTTACAAGTCCAAAAATATACCTTATCCTTGATCCATACATACCTTCACCACGTTCATACAACTCAGGGAGAAAACCATGAAAAACCCCATTCGTTATTTGGTCATTTTAGGCGCGGCATTCGTTTTCACGACCTATGCTTCCGCCCAAACCTCTTGGAGTGACGTTCAGCCCTCCGTACCACCGTCACAGCCATCAGCCTACTATACGGTGAATGGCGGCAAGCCCGTTTTCAGGGCACAAGTATCGTCTCCCATCACACCCGATAACAAAATCAATCCCCACTATGCCAATTCACAATATGGCCCACACAATCCGGCTCCGGTACCGGGAACAGAAACAGGGTGTAGTGCCTTCCCACGGGGCAGTCAGGAAGAGTTAAATTGTGAAGTAGATGGCTACAAAAACTCGTCTATGCTGCGGCTCTTTCAAAACTTTGTCAAAACAAACCGTAATTCGGTACAGTGTGGTCGCTTCTCGGCACAATACCAAAACGTAGGAGATCACGCCGAGATCGTAGTTTCTGATAATTTTAACAGCTTTGTTTTGGGCTATCGGGATAATATGATCCTCATTCCGAATGACGTAGAGTCAACAATTCTTTGGCAAACCCGTGATAGGGTACTCAAAATGCTCTATGCTTGTCGGGACGCAGGAATGGATACAGGCTTAGGTGGCTACCTGCCGCCAGTGACCAATCGGGTAAGAACGCAAGGAGAGTACAATCCGACGCGCTACCGCTAATTTGTTTGAACCAAAAAAGCGTCTCTCCTAAAGACGCTTTTTTTTATTACTGACTGAAGATTCAAATTTATGAAATGCCCCATTCATGTATCTTCAGAATTATTCACAAGCCTACATCAGCATGTCAGCAACATTATTGGATGGCAAAGCAATCGCCGCACAAGTCCGAGAAGAGGTAAAAAAAGACGTCTTATCATGGGTTGCCCAAGGGAATCGTCCGCCTTATCTGGCTGTAATTTTGGTAGGAGACAATCCGGCCTCGGCCTCATACGTTCGTGGAAAAGCCAAAGCGTGTGCCGAAGTGGGCATGGGTAGCGAAACCATACAGCATCCCACAACCATGACGGAAGAGTCCCTGCTTGAATTGATCCAGAACCTGAATAACGATCCCAAAGTGGATGGCATTTTGGTACAACTGCCCTTGCCTCCGCACATGGATGAGAAGAAGGTCATCCATGCTATTGCACCCACAAAAGATGTGGATGGCTTCCATCCGGAAAATGCAGGGAAAGTGGTGATTGGGCAAGCGGGCTTCCCGCCTGCAACACCGGCTGGCGTTATGGAAATCCTAAAACGCAGTGGTATAGAAACCCCTGGAGCACATGCGGTGATCCTTGGCAGGTCTAATATTGTGGGCAAGCCCATGGCCAATCTATTGATCCAGCCCGGAATAGATGCTACGGTAACGGTTTGTCATAGCCGAACCAAAAACCTATCGGCGATCACCAAGCAAGCCGACATTTTGATTGCGGCCATCGGAAAGCCCCATTTTGTGACACCTGATCTGATCAAAGAAGGCGCAGTCGTGATTGACGTGGGCATTAACCGCATAGAAGACACTTCAAAAAAAACGGGCTATCGTTTGGTTGGTGATGTGGACTTTGAGACTGTCCGCGAAAAAGCTGCACAACTCACCCCCGTGCCTGGTGGCGTTGGCCCAATGACCATTGCCATGTTGTTGAAAAATACATTACGAGCTGCTCAAACAAAAAAATCATAAACCACCCATATGCAACCCAAAACACCTGAAATTGACCCAAGTTCGCTTAAAGCCGTTCCCCCACCCGATGTCGCTGGGGCTATAAAACAACTTTCTTCGGGAGAGTTGCTGTATAATTGGAGTAATGTGGTTCAAGATTTGCTTTATAAGGCAGCATGGGCCTTCCTCATTCTCCTCTTTTTCTGGTTTCTGAGTAAAGTGGTCATCCGACTTATCAACAAAGCCATTGATAAAACCGGAAAAAGCGGGAGCGGTGCGCATCAGTTATTGGCCAAAACCGCAAAACTTTTCATCTTAGCCTTTGGAATAGTGACCGCTTTAGGCCAATTTATCAATATAGCGCCTTTGCTTGCGGGCTTGGGTGTCGTTGGTTTGGCTGTAGGTTTTGCGGCACAAGATACCTTAAAGAACTTCATTGCCGGCATTACCATTCTGATAGATCAACCCTTTCGAGTGGGAGACAATATCGTTTTTGACAACAAATTCGGAACGGTACACGAGATCACCCTCCGATCCACCCGCATTAAAACCGTCAACAACGAAATTATGGTCTTGCCAAATGACCAAATGATCAATGGTAAACTCATCAACCATTCGATGATGGGCTTGCTCCGCCTCGAAATTCCCTTCTCCATTGGCTATAGTGAATCCACAGATGACGCAAGGACGGTTGCACTTCAAATTGCCTCGGCGGATAAGCGGGTTGTACAAAATCCAGCACCTTCTGTTGTCGTAACGGCAATGGCGGACTCTGGCATATCGCTCATGCTTCGGGTCTGGATTACGGACATGAAGGATGAAATACCCTTAAAAGCAGAGTTAAATGAAGCACTGCTCCATGCACTTTTGGTAAAAGGGATTGAAATTCCGTACCCAGCCATTATTATTCGCTCTTAGACCCATAATAACATGATAAGACTTGGTATAGACATCGGCGGCAGCGGTATCAAAGGCGTCCCCATAAACACCGAAAACGGGGAAGTTTTGGGACATCGCCACCGCATAGACACACCTCAACCCGCCACCCCAGACGCCGTAGCGCAAACAGTGGCCGAGATGGTCAATCATTTTAAGTGGCATGGCCCTGTTGGTTGCACCATGCCCAGCATCGTACAACATGGCGTTACCCAAACGGCCTCGAACATTCCCGCCGATTGGATTGGGGTGAATGCGGAGACCCTCTTTAAGGCTAAAACGAGTCTTGAATTTAAAGTGATCAACGATGCAGATGCGGCCGGTGTGGGCGAATTGCATTTTGGCGCTGCAAATGACCACCGAGGAACTGTACTCTTGCTCACCGTTGGAACCGGAATTGGATCAGCGCTCTTTTGTAATGGCGTTTTGGTTCCCAACACAGAGTTCGGCCACCTCCTTTTTGCAAATACCATCGCAGAGAAGTACTGTAGTGACCGTGCTCGCAAAGACCAAAAACTAAAGTGGCCGGCTTGGGCAGAACGATTTAATGCCTACTTGGCACATTTGGAATTGCTTTTCTCGCCAGACTTGTTCATCATCGGTGGTGGAATTGCAAACAAAACGGAAAAATATTGGGATTTACTTGAAGCCAAAGCCCAATTGGTTCCTGCCACTCTCAAGAATAATGCCGGAATTGTGGGTGCAGCATATGCAGCAAGAGAAATCCCGTTCAGCCATCACCAAGAACTTTAAAGATAAAGGCTCCCCCTAAAAACGGTAGCGGTTGGTCCGGCTTGGAATAAATCAGTAATCTCGCCTGCTGATATCGTGTAGCCCACGTCTAATGTCCCCCCTTTGGGGCTAAGTTGGACGTGGTTGCTCTGTACCAAATTCCGAAGATTCGCCACAATAGCTGCTGCCAAAGCCCCAGTACCGCAGGCCAACGTCTCGGCCTCAACCCCTTTTTCAAACGTCCGAATAAGCAGATGAGCGGGTGTGGTCTCTGAGCCTGCGTCCACAACCTCTACAAAGTTCATATTGATGCCATGCGGTGCAAATACAGTATGCCAACGTAGCAACGGCCCCCACTTTTCTACATCAAACTGCCATAAATCCGAGACAAAAGCCACCGCGTGTTGGGTTCCGGTAAAAATATAATCTATGAAGCCAAACGTTTTTTGTGCTTCTTCCGATACAAAGACCTCCGGACGGTAGTCTTGGAAGTTAGGCATGTATAACCGGACGGGTGCTTCGGAATCATCAGGAACCAATGAACGGTACAAGCCGGCCGAGGTCGCGAATTGTAAGACTGCTTTTTTTAGACCGGACTCATACGCAAACCGACTCAATACACGCGCACCATTCCCACACATTAGCCCCAAAGAACCGTCTGCATTAAAATAACGCATCCTGAAATCCAATTCCGCCTCCGCCTCTGGATCCGTTTGGCACAAGGCCAATAAGCCATCTGCGCCTATGCCTAAGCGGCGATCACAATAACGAATGGCCAATTCGGACAGCCGATCATCATTAAAATGATAAAAACGGTTATCAATTACCACAAAGTCATTGCCTGCACCGTGCATTTTTGTAAATTCAAGCACCAAGCGTCTCATAAATTCGTTTTTGAGTACATTGCTAAAAAAGGTTAACCCCTTCGTTTTTTTCCAATTTACGTTTTAGAAGAACCCTATATCCGTTGATCGAGAAAAAATTAACACTTAACAAAGTAGAGCCTGTTCTACTCTTTGGTCATAACGACCATCACCTCCGCAAGATCGAGGCAGCCTATGACAAAACGCGCATCACAGCGCGTGGAAACGAGCTTTATTTAAAAGGAGAAGCCCAAGACATTGCACAATTGGAGCGCATCTTCGAGGAATTGAGCCTGATTGTTCACCGAAGTGCCCACCTCACCGATAAAGATGTGGACACGGTTCTGGACTTGGTGCGCCTAAACGGTGGCCCGCATTTGGGCGAGCAACCCGACGCCGCCTTGCTCTTTACCCAGAACGGCGGCTTGATACGGCCTAAAAACAATGGCCAGCGGAAAATGGTACAGGCAGCACGCGCCAATGACATTGTTTTTGCGATTGGTCCGGCGGGAACGGGGAAAACCTATGTTGCCGTAGCCTTGGCGGTAGCCGCTCTTAAATCCCGCATTGTAAAACGCATTGTGCTCGCGAGACCAGCCGTCGAGGCCGGCGAAAGTCTCGGTTTTTTACCCGGCGACCTTCGCGACAAAATTGATCCGTACCTCCGGCCACTCTACGATGCCTTAGAAGACATGCTCCCTCCAGATAAACTGCGCGGTTTAATGGAGCAAAACTTAATCGAAATTGTACCTTTGGCCTATATGCGGGGACGAACCCTCAATAATGCGTTCGTTATTTTGGACGAGGCTCAAAATGCCACCAACACACAAATGAAGATGTTTCTGACAAGGCTCGGAGCCAATAGCCGCGCCATTGTTACGGGAGATATTACCCAAACCGACTTGCCCAAACGGAGCCAAAGCGGCCTGATTCATGTTCAGGAGATTTTAGAAGGCGTAGAAGGTATTTCCTTTGTCTATCTGCAAAAATCGGATGTGGTACGACACCAATTGGTTCAAGACATTATTGAGGCATACGACCGCTTTGATTCGGATTTGGAGGGCTAACCATGCAATTTGGTGTTTTAGACATTTTTCGCTTGAACGAAGGCAAATTCAATGTTGGGTTAGACAAAAAATTGGTACCACACATCGAAGGCCAGCCCTTCCCCGCCGGAACCTTACATGTGGCTGCTAATGCGTTTGTTGTACGAACACCGCATGAAGTTATTCTGTTGGATGCCGGACTGGGCGAGGAAGCTGCAGGCAGAGACATCACCTTCCTCACCGATCAACTGGCAAGGGTTGGCGTGACCCGCGAAGAAGTTTCAAAGGTTTTCCTTAGCCATTTTCATGCCGACCATATTGGGGGAGCCACCTTCCAAGTTGGCTTTGAACGTCGCCCCACCTTCCCCAATGCCACCTATTTTGCCCAAAAACAAGAGGAAAATGCGCCATACACGGGGCGCTCTGAAGAATTGCGCCGGATGACCATAGACGTATTGGAAGAACATGGCCAATTGGCTTGGTTAGATGGAAATGGCTGGATTGACGACCTCATTGCGTATGAAGTGACGGGCGGGCATACCCCTTTCCACCAAATTGCTTGGCTGCACTACGATGGATTAAGTATCCTATACGGAGGCGATGTATTGCCACAGCCCTCACAAATTACGAGACGCTTTTTGGCCAAATACGACTTCCAACCCGAAGTATCCGCTGCATGGCGTCAAAAGTTGGCGAAACGGGCTTTTGAAAATGGAGCGCTCATGCTCTTTTATCATTCAACTACTTTCCCCGCTGCTTTTTTATCAACCTACCACCCCAAAACCGGTTATCAAATTGAACCCGTACCACTTTAACGTTCTTTTTACAGTTCCTTTACCAAAAATGACTTGACCCGAATAAATTATTGCCTTATCTTTGCCTTCCTGAATCAAAAATGATCCCGTAGCTCAGCCGGTAGAGCAACTGCCTTTTAAGCAGTGGGTCACAGGTTCGAATCCTGTCGGGATCACAACAATCAGGCCCAGGTGGTGAAATTGGTAGACACGCCATCTTGAGGGGGTGGTGCTCGAAAGGGCATGCTGGTTCGAGTCCAGTCCTGGGCACACTACAAAATTTAAAGCTGCAATATCATTCTATTGCGGCTTTTTTGTTTTTACCTTCTGGCGTTCATGGCGCCCATCTGTGCTTACATTATCCTATTTTCGATCATTAAACGGCCACTTAAGCCCTTGTCTTGCCAAGTTTGAAGTTTTAGCAAACACACAAATTCCCACCGTAGCATTGTAAATTGGCAAATTCCTCAAACACAATTCTATTAGCCCACCATGCGCCTAATCTCCCTTCTCCCCGCTGCAACCGACTGGTTGCACGCATTGAATGCGCAAAAGCACCTTGTTGGTCGTTCAAAAGATCACACACAGCCCGAAGTTCAGGCGCTTCCGGTCGTTTCGGCCAAACCTGAAGACCTTTTGGCCCTTCAACCGGATTTTGTCATTTCGCCAACTGATATTTCCGGCGTTCCTATTTTGATATTTGCCCCAGAAACCATGAAGCAAGCCTTAGATCGGGTATTAAAATTAGGCAAGGTGACGGGGAAGTTTCCAGAAGCCCTCAAACTGGTTGCAAACTTAGAAACGACTTTGCTGACGAAGCAAAAGCAAAGAGGCATAAATCCTAAACGACCTCCACAAAAACCGAGTGTGGCCTACATCTCTTCGTTTTCGCCACTTACGATCGAAAAAAGGTGGATTCCGGACGTGATCGAACATGCGGGCGGAACGGCGTTCTCTGACGAGATTGGCGCCCATGTGCCGGATGTATGGCTAATCGGCTATGGAGACAACACCTTGACGGCTACCCAAATAGCTTTTCAAGAATGGCTTGCTTCGCAACATATTTCTGCACCCATAACTTTTTTTGTTCCAAACACCTTATACCTATACCCTAGCCCACAACTCTATGAGGCTATTGATGATTTGATGAAGAAACTTTCTGATCTAACCCTATCATAATCTCGATCTTTCTTGGATTATGTTAATTTGCAAATGAGCCACGTACCTCTCCACACCCTAATCCATACGTCCATGAGCATAGAATTAATACTCTCTAACCTCCTAAATGCACCGGTTTTGTTCTTCTTCTTGGGCATGGCGGCCATTTTGGTGAAGTCAGACTTAGATTTCCCCGCACCATTACCAAAGTTGTTTTCCCTATATTTGTTGTTAAGCATTGGATTTAAAGGAGGCGTAGAATTGGCCCATAGTGGGCTTTCGTTACAAATTTTCAAGACGCTGGGTGCTGCTATTCTCGTCTCTTCTATAATCCCGTTCTATTCATTCTTTATCCTCCGCAAGAAGATAGATGTGGCGAATGCTGCGGGAATTGCCGCTGCATATGGCTCGGTGAGTGCTGTAACCTACATTGCAGCCACTTCTTTTTTATCCCGTTTAGAAATACCCTTTAACGGACACATGGTTGCGGCAATGGCCCTCATGGAGTCTCCGGCCATTTTGGTTGGTGTTTTTATGTATCGCAAATTCCGTACAAAAGAAGTGCAATCCCACGAAGAATCTTTGGGAGAATTGGTGCGAGAAGCCTTTTTTAACGGCTCGGTATTTCTGCTGATTGGTAGTTTCTTAATAGGATTTGCCACTGGAGCCGAAGGCGAAGCCGCACTTAAACCCTTTACAACCGATTTATTTAAAGGATTCTTATGCTTATTTTTATTGGATATGGGCTTGGTTAGTGCCCGCCGATTTGCCCAACTTAAAAACCTTGGCCGCTTTCCTGTATTGTTTGCATTATTCATGCCCATCCCCAATGCGTTCCTTGGGATTTTAATGGCATGGTTAACGGGCATGACGGTCGGCGATGCGCTACTGTTTGCAACACTTTGTGCCAGCGCCTCCTACATTGCTGTACCAGCAGCCTTACGGCTCTCTGTGCCAGAGGCCAATCCGGGTGTTTATGTCACAATGGCGCTTGCCGTAACCTTCCCCTTTAATATTCTGATCGGTCTGCCGATCTACCTCAACCTTATCCAACGCCTTTGGCCATAAACCCAACCCAACCATGAAACCAATCAAAAAAATTGAGATCATTACGCCCTCCATTAAATTGCCGGAACTCATGTCTATTTTAGACCAAAACGGCATCAGAGGTTATACCGTCATCCACGCTTCGGTAGGAAAAGGGACACGGGGATTGGCCTATGACGACGATTTGGTGGGGACATCGGGTAATGATTATCTTTTCACCCTTTGTACCGATGAAGAGGTGGAAGTCCTCGTACCCGTTATTAAGCCACTATTGGTTAAATACGGAGGTATTTTTTTAATTTCAGAGGTGGCGGTCATCACCCGTTAAAGCTGTTACACCCTAATACACACCTGGGTTTGAGCGGTTAGCCCTCCCATCAAAGACATGTACGAAAAGCTAAGCCCATTTATCGGTCAGTTTAAACACATCATCAGCCAAGAAGAAGCCAAAGATTTGCTCCGACTGGCTGAAAAATTTGGTTTTATAGACCAACAATACGAACCACCCTACATTCCCGAAGTTCGTACCCGTGCGATGGGTACAGCAAAAGCGTGGGCAGCAAAACTCTCAGAACGGGTTATCCCTCATATAGCGCCGCTGGATCATTGGCTCGTGGATGAATTACAAGCCTACCGCCCCGCACAAAGCCTACAGTGGCAACCACAAGCCGTTAATGAGCGATTCCGCTTTTATCGGTATGCTCCTTTAGACCGATTTGCTCCCCACCGCGACCATCCCTACATTCGTAATGACCGCGAACAAACCTTCCTAAGCATGGTTTTGTATTTGGATGAAGACTGCGAGGGCGGCGAAACCCGTTTCCCTGATTTCTCCGTGCGCCCACAACTTGGAACCGCCCTGGTTTATCCGCATTGGTTGCTACATGAAGGGGGCATCGTGTTTCGTGGTATTAAAACCGTCTTAAGAACCGATATATTCTATTTTCGGGCATATTAAAAGCTAACCCAAGAGCGTATATTGATCGTTTATTCTGTCTGACTCTCATTACCCTTTAAAATATGTCTCGAGTTCTCACCGCAATTATTGGCTTCCTGATCATTATCCCACTGATGTATTTGGGCGGCCCCTTTATCACGGTTATTGTTCTTTTGGTTGGCCTTCTTGCACAAGTTGAATTATATCGGCTTTTCGAGAGTGCCAACATCCACCCACACAAAAGTATTGGTGCTTTATTGGGCATGTTACTGACCCTCAATACGGTTGTCACACACGACCCCTTGCTTACCTTGGTATTAGGTACCCTTCTCGTAAGTTTGGTGGAATTATTCAGGAACCATCCCAATCCTTTACAAAATATTGCCGCAACCCTTTT
It encodes:
- a CDS encoding diaminopimelate epimerase — encoded protein: MRRLVLEFTKMHGAGNDFVVIDNRFYHFNDDRLSELAIRYCDRRLGIGADGLLALCQTDPEAEAELDFRMRYFNADGSLGLMCGNGARVLSRFAYESGLKKAVLQFATSAGLYRSLVPDDSEAPVRLYMPNFQDYRPEVFVSEEAQKTFGFIDYIFTGTQHAVAFVSDLWQFDVEKWGPLLRWHTVFAPHGINMNFVEVVDAGSETTPAHLLIRTFEKGVEAETLACGTGALAAAIVANLRNLVQSNHVQLSPKGGTLDVGYTISAGEITDLFQAGPTATVFRGSLYL
- a CDS encoding PhoH family protein; this translates as MIEKKLTLNKVEPVLLFGHNDHHLRKIEAAYDKTRITARGNELYLKGEAQDIAQLERIFEELSLIVHRSAHLTDKDVDTVLDLVRLNGGPHLGEQPDAALLFTQNGGLIRPKNNGQRKMVQAARANDIVFAIGPAGTGKTYVAVALAVAALKSRIVKRIVLARPAVEAGESLGFLPGDLRDKIDPYLRPLYDALEDMLPPDKLRGLMEQNLIEIVPLAYMRGRTLNNAFVILDEAQNATNTQMKMFLTRLGANSRAIVTGDITQTDLPKRSQSGLIHVQEILEGVEGISFVYLQKSDVVRHQLVQDIIEAYDRFDSDLEG
- a CDS encoding MBL fold metallo-hydrolase, translated to MQFGVLDIFRLNEGKFNVGLDKKLVPHIEGQPFPAGTLHVAANAFVVRTPHEVILLDAGLGEEAAGRDITFLTDQLARVGVTREEVSKVFLSHFHADHIGGATFQVGFERRPTFPNATYFAQKQEENAPYTGRSEELRRMTIDVLEEHGQLAWLDGNGWIDDLIAYEVTGGHTPFHQIAWLHYDGLSILYGGDVLPQPSQITRRFLAKYDFQPEVSAAWRQKLAKRAFENGALMLFYHSTTFPAAFLSTYHPKTGYQIEPVPL
- a CDS encoding sodium-dependent bicarbonate transport family permease, whose translation is MSIELILSNLLNAPVLFFFLGMAAILVKSDLDFPAPLPKLFSLYLLLSIGFKGGVELAHSGLSLQIFKTLGAAILVSSIIPFYSFFILRKKIDVANAAGIAAAYGSVSAVTYIAATSFLSRLEIPFNGHMVAAMALMESPAILVGVFMYRKFRTKEVQSHEESLGELVREAFFNGSVFLLIGSFLIGFATGAEGEAALKPFTTDLFKGFLCLFLLDMGLVSARRFAQLKNLGRFPVLFALFMPIPNAFLGILMAWLTGMTVGDALLFATLCASASYIAVPAALRLSVPEANPGVYVTMALAVTFPFNILIGLPIYLNLIQRLWP
- a CDS encoding transcriptional regulator, coding for MKPIKKIEIITPSIKLPELMSILDQNGIRGYTVIHASVGKGTRGLAYDDDLVGTSGNDYLFTLCTDEEVEVLVPVIKPLLVKYGGIFLISEVAVITR
- a CDS encoding 2OG-Fe(II) oxygenase, with the protein product MYEKLSPFIGQFKHIISQEEAKDLLRLAEKFGFIDQQYEPPYIPEVRTRAMGTAKAWAAKLSERVIPHIAPLDHWLVDELQAYRPAQSLQWQPQAVNERFRFYRYAPLDRFAPHRDHPYIRNDREQTFLSMVLYLDEDCEGGETRFPDFSVRPQLGTALVYPHWLLHEGGIVFRGIKTVLRTDIFYFRAY